The following proteins come from a genomic window of Pseudomonas sp. Z8(2022):
- a CDS encoding Bax inhibitor-1 family protein, with the protein MEHSVFGRQGQLTDRLISPAVYNLVIGLTLLWGLLCNWWMVGNISTEWLRGINPWVFFGGYFASCMLGVSLFARSNNALVSFIGYNLVVVPFGLVVNLVVNRYDPKLVQEAIRITALVTVGMMILGTLFPAFFRRIASALTVALLLVIVVELVEIFAFRVHHGILDWIVVVIFCGYIGYDWGRANRIPKTLDNAIDSAAALYMDIINLFLRILRILGRK; encoded by the coding sequence ATGGAACACTCGGTTTTCGGGCGACAAGGACAGCTCACGGATAGGCTCATCAGCCCGGCCGTCTATAACCTGGTCATTGGCCTGACCCTGCTCTGGGGCTTGCTGTGCAACTGGTGGATGGTGGGCAATATCAGCACCGAGTGGCTACGCGGCATCAATCCCTGGGTATTCTTCGGCGGCTACTTCGCCTCGTGCATGCTCGGCGTCTCGCTGTTTGCCCGCTCCAACAACGCCCTGGTGAGCTTCATCGGCTACAACCTGGTGGTGGTGCCGTTCGGTCTGGTGGTCAATCTGGTGGTCAACCGCTATGACCCGAAGCTGGTGCAGGAGGCGATCCGGATCACCGCGCTGGTCACGGTGGGCATGATGATCCTGGGTACGCTGTTTCCGGCCTTCTTCAGGCGCATCGCTTCAGCGCTGACAGTGGCCCTGCTGCTGGTGATCGTCGTGGAACTGGTGGAAATATTCGCTTTCCGCGTCCATCACGGCATTCTCGACTGGATCGTAGTGGTGATCTTCTGCGGCTACATCGGCTACGACTGGGGGCGCGCCAACCGGATTCCGAAGACCCTGGACAACGCCATCGACAGCGCGGCGGCCCTGTACATGGACATCATCAACCTGTTCCTGCGCATCCTGCGGATACTGGGTCGTAAATGA
- a CDS encoding TIGR00266 family protein, with translation MPSHQLEYEILGASAQSVEIILDPGEAVIAEAGAMNYMTDGIRFETRMGDGSSSGLLGKLWSAGKRMLTGESLFMTHFSNTGERQARVAFAAPYPGTVVPIDLATIGGRLICQKDAFLCAAHGTSVGISFAKRLGAGFFGGEGFILQKLEGDGLAFVHAGGTVIRKELNNETLRLDTGCLVAFSSGIDYDIALAGGLKSMLFGGEGILLTTLKGTGTVWIQSLPFSRLAERVYTATVQAREEVRAGGK, from the coding sequence GTGCCCAGCCATCAACTCGAATACGAAATCCTCGGCGCATCAGCGCAATCGGTGGAAATCATCCTCGATCCCGGCGAGGCGGTGATCGCCGAGGCCGGGGCGATGAACTACATGACCGACGGCATACGCTTCGAAACGCGCATGGGCGACGGTTCGTCCAGCGGCCTGCTGGGCAAGCTGTGGAGCGCCGGCAAGCGCATGCTCACCGGCGAATCGCTGTTCATGACCCACTTCAGCAACACCGGCGAGCGCCAGGCACGGGTCGCCTTCGCCGCGCCTTATCCGGGCACCGTGGTGCCCATCGACCTGGCCACGATCGGCGGGCGGTTGATCTGCCAGAAGGATGCCTTTCTCTGTGCTGCGCACGGCACCAGCGTCGGCATCAGCTTCGCCAAGCGACTGGGCGCAGGTTTCTTCGGCGGTGAGGGGTTCATCCTGCAGAAGCTCGAGGGCGATGGCCTGGCCTTCGTGCATGCCGGCGGCACGGTGATTCGCAAGGAGCTGAACAACGAAACCCTGCGTCTGGACACCGGTTGTCTGGTGGCTTTCAGCAGCGGCATCGATTACGACATCGCCCTGGCCGGCGGGCTGAAAAGCATGTTGTTCGGTGGCGAAGGCATCCTGCTGACCACCCTCAAGGGCACCGGCACGGTGTGGATTCAGAGCCTGCCGTTCTCGCGTCTGGCCGAACGCGTCTATACCGCGACCGTACAGGCCCGTGAAGAGGTGCGTGCCGGTGGCAAGTAA
- a CDS encoding alpha/beta hydrolase, producing the protein MAWLAGCSGLLFYPEPGLPITPERAGLEYRDIELRAADGTRLHAWWLPAKPGVAFKGTVLHLHGNGGNLAWHLGGVHWLPEQGYQVLMLDYRGYGLSEGKPRLPEVYQDIDAAFAWLEQAPQVQGAPLFLLGQSLGGALGVHYLAQHPERLSALQAIALDGVPASYRDVGRYALNKSWLTWPLQVPLSWLVPDSDSAIHSIDRLAGMPLLIYHSVDDTIVPLSNGQRLYQAARPPRAFQATRGPHVQTFAEPAWRQSLLAFFAAPQAYVEQAGTATESATESPQ; encoded by the coding sequence ATGGCGTGGCTGGCCGGTTGCAGCGGCCTGTTGTTCTACCCCGAGCCGGGGCTGCCGATCACGCCCGAGCGCGCGGGCCTGGAATATCGGGATATAGAACTGCGCGCCGCTGATGGCACCCGGCTGCACGCCTGGTGGCTGCCGGCCAAGCCGGGTGTCGCGTTCAAGGGCACGGTGCTGCACCTGCATGGCAATGGCGGCAATCTGGCCTGGCACCTGGGCGGCGTGCACTGGCTGCCGGAACAGGGCTATCAGGTACTGATGCTGGATTACCGCGGCTACGGTCTGTCCGAAGGCAAGCCGCGTCTGCCCGAGGTCTATCAGGATATCGATGCAGCCTTCGCCTGGCTTGAGCAGGCGCCGCAGGTACAGGGCGCGCCGTTGTTTCTGCTGGGGCAGAGCCTCGGTGGTGCCCTTGGCGTGCATTACCTGGCGCAGCACCCCGAGCGCCTGTCGGCCTTGCAGGCCATTGCCCTGGACGGTGTGCCGGCCAGCTATCGCGATGTCGGCCGCTACGCCCTGAACAAGAGCTGGCTGACCTGGCCGCTGCAGGTGCCGCTGTCCTGGCTGGTGCCGGATAGTGACAGCGCGATTCACAGCATCGATCGGCTCGCCGGCATGCCCTTGCTGATCTATCACAGTGTTGACGATACGATCGTGCCGCTTTCCAATGGCCAGCGTTTGTATCAAGCTGCGCGCCCGCCACGTGCCTTTCAGGCTACTCGCGGCCCGCACGTGCAAACCTTTGCCGAGCCCGCCTGGCGTCAATCGCTGCTGGCGTTCTTCGCCGCGCCGCAGGCCTACGTAGAACAGGCGGGGACGGCCACCGAATCCGCAACAGAGAGTCCGCAATGA
- a CDS encoding OmpA family protein produces the protein MRKHMMIPALLALSVGLAACSHQPNANLESARSNFSSLQSDPQATKLAALETKEAQDWLNKADKAYLDKEDEKKVDQLAYLTNQRVEVAKQTIALRSAEAELKNASAQRTQAMLDARDAQIRKLQDSLNAKQTERGTLVTFGDVLFDFNKAELKSSALPNVTQLARFLQENPERQVIVEGYTDSVGSASYNQSLSERRAESVRRALIRAGVEPTRIVAQGYGKEYPVADNSSDSGRAQNRRVEVTISNDNQPVAPRSASGA, from the coding sequence ATGCGTAAACACATGATGATCCCCGCCCTTCTGGCACTGAGCGTCGGCCTAGCCGCCTGCTCGCACCAGCCCAACGCCAACCTGGAGTCGGCGCGCAGCAACTTTTCGTCCCTGCAGAGCGACCCGCAGGCGACCAAACTGGCGGCGCTGGAAACCAAGGAAGCCCAGGACTGGCTGAACAAGGCCGACAAGGCCTACCTGGACAAGGAAGACGAGAAGAAGGTCGACCAGCTGGCCTACCTGACCAATCAGCGCGTCGAGGTGGCCAAGCAGACCATCGCCCTGCGTAGCGCTGAAGCCGAACTGAAGAACGCCTCAGCGCAACGCACTCAGGCGATGCTGGATGCCCGCGACGCGCAGATTCGCAAACTCCAGGACAGCCTCAACGCCAAGCAGACCGAACGCGGCACTCTGGTGACCTTCGGTGACGTGCTGTTCGACTTCAACAAGGCCGAACTCAAGAGCAGCGCACTGCCTAACGTCACCCAGCTGGCACGCTTCCTCCAGGAAAACCCGGAGCGCCAGGTGATCGTCGAGGGCTACACCGACAGCGTCGGTTCGGCCAGCTACAACCAGAGCCTGTCCGAGCGCCGCGCCGAATCGGTACGTCGCGCGCTGATTCGTGCCGGCGTGGAGCCGACACGCATCGTCGCCCAGGGTTACGGCAAGGAGTATCCGGTTGCGGACAACTCCAGCGATTCCGGCCGTGCGCAGAACCGTCGAGTGGAGGTGACCATCTCCAACGACAACCAGCCAGTCGCACCGCGCTCGGCTAGCGGCGCCTGA
- a CDS encoding DUF4398 domain-containing protein: protein MELAAMKTRTDKAPHSRLQGIKLAALVLGSSLVLAGCAGNPPTEQYAVTQSAVNAAISAGGTEFAAVEMKAAQDKFKEAELAMHDKDYEKARRLAEQAEWDARVAERKAQAAKAEQALQDARQGVQDLREEGMRNAQ from the coding sequence ATGGAGTTAGCCGCCATGAAGACCCGTACCGATAAAGCCCCTCACAGCCGCCTGCAGGGGATCAAACTGGCTGCCCTGGTACTGGGTAGCAGCCTGGTGCTCGCTGGTTGCGCCGGTAATCCGCCAACCGAGCAATACGCCGTGACGCAATCTGCCGTGAACGCGGCGATCAGCGCCGGAGGCACCGAATTCGCCGCCGTGGAAATGAAAGCGGCGCAGGACAAGTTCAAGGAAGCCGAGCTGGCCATGCACGACAAGGATTACGAGAAAGCCCGCCGCCTGGCCGAGCAGGCCGAGTGGGATGCCCGGGTCGCCGAGCGCAAGGCCCAGGCCGCCAAGGCCGAACAAGCGCTGCAGGACGCCCGCCAGGGTGTTCAGGACCTGCGTGAGGAAGGCATGCGCAACGCTCAGTGA
- a CDS encoding pilin assembly protein, producing MRIRELAKHWEQNARGHLTPTRYHIHLDVEAAARLAALTEMYPKHHSEELLGELIGAALEELEASLPYVRGSKVVALDEQGDPLYEDIGPTPRFLALSRKYLRELESAQGTSP from the coding sequence ATGAGAATTCGCGAACTGGCAAAACACTGGGAACAAAACGCCAGGGGGCACCTGACCCCGACCCGCTATCACATCCATCTGGATGTCGAAGCGGCCGCCCGCCTGGCGGCGCTCACCGAGATGTATCCCAAGCATCACAGCGAGGAACTGCTGGGCGAACTGATTGGCGCGGCACTGGAAGAGCTGGAGGCCAGTCTGCCCTACGTACGCGGCAGCAAGGTCGTAGCCCTGGACGAACAGGGCGATCCGCTGTACGAAGACATCGGCCCGACACCGCGCTTTCTGGCGCTGTCACGCAAGTATCTGCGAGAGCTCGAATCGGCCCAGGGCACAAGCCCCTGA
- the ppc gene encoding phosphoenolpyruvate carboxylase: protein MAEIDARLREEVHLLGQLLGHTISNQLGDEFLDKIERIRKAAKAGRRGSDAGAEQLTSTLGVLGDDELLPVARAFNQFLNLANIAEQQHRVRRRRADEPEPFELRVLDELLERLLGAGQDGDELARQLGRVDIELVLTAHPTEVARRTLIQKYDAIAAQLTALDHGDLSPAERERIVERLQRLIAEAWHTEEIRRSRPSPVDEAKWGFAVIEHSLWQAVPQFLRRVDKSLQSATGLRLPLEAAPIRFASWMGGDRDGNPNVTARVTREVLLLARWMAADLYLRDIDHLAAELSMQQASADLRAQVGDTAEPYRAVLKQLRERLRETRSWAQQALIADIAPGAAVLQDNRDLLAPLQLCYQSLHQCGMGVIADGPLLDCLRRAATFGLFLVRLDIRQDSARHAAALSEITDYLGLGRYEEWDEEARLDFLQRELESRRPLLPVDYRPSADTAEVLATCREVAAAPAASLGSYVISMAGAASDVLAVQLLLKEAGVRRPMRVAPLFETLADLDQAGPVMDRLLGLPGYRARLHGPQEVMIGYSDSAKDAGTTAAAWAQYRAQEELVRLCSEHQVELLLFHGRGGTVGRGGGPAHAAILSQPPGSVAGRFRTTEQGEMIRFKFGLPDIAEQNLNLYLAAVLEATLLPPPAPQPSWRAMMDRLADVGVKAYRGVVREHPQFVEYFRQATPEQELGRLPLGSRPAKRREGGVESLRAIPWIFAWTQTRLMLPAWLGWEQALGQALAGGDAELLKDMREHWPFFRTRIDMLEMVLTKADAGIAALYDERLVEPALQPLGAQLRDLLSQVCAAVLEMTGQSCLLEHSPETLESISVRNTYLDPLHLLQAELLARCRQREQAPESPLEQALLVSVAGIAAGLRNTG from the coding sequence ATGGCGGAAATAGATGCGCGCCTGCGTGAAGAGGTGCACCTGCTAGGCCAACTGCTCGGGCACACCATCAGCAACCAGTTGGGCGATGAGTTTCTCGACAAGATCGAACGCATACGCAAGGCGGCCAAGGCCGGTCGCCGTGGCTCCGACGCCGGCGCTGAGCAGCTCACCAGTACCCTGGGCGTCCTCGGTGACGACGAGCTGTTACCTGTGGCACGAGCCTTCAATCAGTTCCTCAACCTGGCCAATATCGCCGAGCAGCAACACCGGGTGCGTCGTCGCCGTGCGGATGAACCCGAGCCTTTCGAGTTGCGCGTGCTGGACGAACTGCTCGAGCGTCTGCTCGGCGCAGGGCAGGACGGCGATGAACTGGCGCGTCAGCTCGGGCGTGTGGATATCGAACTGGTGCTGACCGCCCACCCCACCGAGGTGGCGCGGCGTACCCTGATCCAGAAATACGACGCCATCGCCGCGCAACTGACGGCGCTGGATCATGGTGACCTGTCGCCGGCTGAACGTGAGCGCATCGTCGAGCGCCTGCAACGGCTGATCGCCGAGGCCTGGCATACCGAGGAAATCCGCCGTAGCAGGCCCAGCCCGGTGGACGAGGCCAAATGGGGCTTCGCCGTCATCGAGCACTCGCTGTGGCAGGCGGTGCCTCAGTTCCTGCGCCGTGTCGACAAGAGCCTGCAGTCCGCCACCGGTCTGCGTCTGCCACTGGAGGCGGCGCCGATCCGGTTCGCTTCTTGGATGGGCGGCGACCGCGACGGCAACCCCAATGTCACGGCACGGGTTACGCGCGAGGTATTGCTGCTGGCGCGCTGGATGGCGGCCGACCTGTATCTGCGCGATATCGATCATCTGGCTGCCGAGCTATCCATGCAGCAGGCCAGCGCTGATCTGCGCGCGCAGGTGGGCGACACTGCCGAGCCTTACCGCGCAGTGCTCAAGCAATTGCGCGAACGCCTGCGCGAGACGCGCAGTTGGGCGCAACAGGCCCTGATCGCCGATATCGCTCCCGGCGCGGCCGTGCTGCAGGACAACCGTGATCTGCTGGCACCGTTGCAGTTGTGCTACCAGTCGCTGCACCAGTGTGGCATGGGCGTGATTGCCGACGGTCCGCTGCTCGACTGCTTGCGCCGGGCGGCGACCTTTGGTCTGTTCCTGGTGCGTCTCGACATCCGTCAGGATTCCGCCCGCCACGCTGCGGCGCTGTCGGAGATCACCGATTACCTCGGCCTCGGTCGTTACGAAGAATGGGATGAAGAGGCGCGACTGGATTTCCTTCAGCGCGAGCTGGAGAGTCGCCGGCCGTTGTTGCCGGTCGACTATCGCCCCTCGGCCGATACCGCCGAGGTCCTGGCCACCTGTCGCGAAGTGGCCGCGGCTCCTGCCGCCTCGCTGGGTTCCTATGTGATCTCCATGGCTGGTGCCGCCTCCGACGTGCTGGCGGTGCAACTACTGCTCAAGGAAGCCGGAGTGCGCCGGCCGATGCGCGTGGCGCCGCTGTTCGAAACCCTGGCCGATCTTGATCAGGCGGGGCCGGTCATGGACCGTCTGCTGGGGTTGCCCGGCTATCGTGCACGCCTGCATGGCCCGCAAGAGGTGATGATCGGCTATTCCGATTCGGCCAAGGACGCCGGGACCACCGCCGCTGCCTGGGCGCAGTACCGCGCCCAGGAGGAGTTGGTGCGCCTGTGTAGCGAGCATCAGGTCGAGTTGCTGCTGTTCCACGGCCGCGGTGGCACCGTGGGCCGTGGCGGCGGCCCGGCGCATGCGGCCATTCTGTCGCAACCGCCTGGCTCGGTCGCGGGGCGTTTCCGTACCACCGAGCAGGGCGAGATGATCCGCTTCAAGTTCGGCCTGCCGGATATCGCCGAGCAGAATCTCAATCTCTACCTTGCCGCCGTGCTGGAGGCCACGCTGCTGCCGCCTCCTGCCCCGCAGCCAAGCTGGCGGGCGATGATGGATCGTCTCGCCGATGTGGGGGTGAAGGCGTATCGCGGCGTGGTGCGCGAGCATCCGCAGTTCGTCGAGTACTTCCGCCAGGCCACGCCGGAGCAGGAACTCGGACGTCTGCCGCTGGGCAGTCGCCCGGCCAAGCGGCGCGAGGGCGGAGTGGAGAGCCTGCGTGCGATTCCCTGGATCTTCGCCTGGACGCAGACACGCCTGATGTTGCCGGCCTGGCTGGGCTGGGAGCAGGCGCTTGGCCAGGCCCTGGCTGGTGGCGATGCCGAGCTGCTGAAGGACATGCGCGAGCACTGGCCGTTCTTCCGTACGCGCATCGACATGCTCGAGATGGTGCTGACCAAGGCCGATGCCGGAATCGCCGCGCTGTACGACGAGCGTCTGGTCGAGCCGGCACTGCAACCGCTGGGTGCGCAATTACGCGACCTATTGTCGCAGGTCTGTGCGGCGGTACTGGAAATGACCGGGCAGTCATGCCTGCTCGAGCACAGCCCGGAAACCCTGGAATCGATCAGCGTACGCAACACATATCTGGATCCGCTGCACCTGCTGCAGGCCGAGTTGCTGGCGCGTTGTCGACAACGTGAACAGGCGCCGGAGAGCCCTCTGGAACAGGCGCTGCTGGTCAGCGTGGCGGGTATCGCAGCGGGCCTGCGCAACACCGGTTGA
- the adk gene encoding adenylate kinase, translating into MRVILLGAPGAGKGTQARYITEKFGIPQISTGDMLRAAVKAGTELGLKAKSVMDAGGLVSDDLIINLVKERIAQDDCAKGFLFDGFPRTIPQAEALRDAGVTLDHVVEIAVDDEEIVKRLSGRRVHPASGRVYHTEYNPPKVAGKDDVTGEELVQREDDKEETVRHRLSVYHSQTKPLVDFYQKLSAATGTPKYSHIPGVGSVEDITAKTLAALD; encoded by the coding sequence ATGCGCGTGATTCTGCTGGGGGCGCCCGGTGCCGGCAAAGGTACCCAGGCTCGCTACATCACCGAGAAATTCGGCATTCCGCAAATCTCCACCGGCGACATGCTGCGCGCAGCGGTCAAGGCTGGCACCGAGCTCGGTCTGAAAGCCAAGAGCGTGATGGATGCCGGCGGTCTGGTCTCCGACGACCTGATCATCAATCTGGTCAAGGAGCGTATCGCTCAGGACGATTGCGCCAAAGGCTTCCTGTTCGACGGTTTCCCGCGCACCATTCCGCAGGCTGAAGCGCTGCGCGATGCCGGTGTAACCCTGGATCACGTGGTCGAAATCGCGGTGGACGACGAGGAAATCGTCAAGCGTCTGTCCGGTCGTCGTGTACACCCGGCGTCCGGCCGCGTCTATCACACCGAGTACAACCCGCCGAAGGTTGCCGGCAAGGACGACGTCACCGGCGAGGAGCTGGTGCAGCGCGAAGACGACAAGGAAGAAACCGTGCGTCATCGCCTGTCTGTCTACCACTCGCAGACCAAGCCGCTGGTGGACTTCTACCAGAAGCTTTCCGCTGCGACCGGCACGCCGAAATACAGCCATATCCCGGGCGTCGGCAGCGTCGAAGACATCACCGCGAAGACCCTGGCGGCTCTGGACTGA
- a CDS encoding 5'-nucleotidase, lipoprotein e(P4) family: protein MTEKRIWLGLAISLLSTPLVFAETAVQDKADCSVAEFTMGLRFQQQSAEVQALQLQAYNIATEKLDKAVAAAKDPSRLAIVTDLDETVIDNSALLARDLANCHQYDAWDTWLPWERDGTPELIPGAKKFLEHADKLGVTIRYVSDRAEEQKKFTLATLSKLGLPQVSEESVLLLGPPKVERRAIVSADHQIIMLLGDTLHDFDTRFRKTPLDAQRQTVAEESDKWGVEWIVFPNAGYGTWSKAPLKGWDAEPVVEPW, encoded by the coding sequence ATGACCGAGAAACGCATCTGGCTGGGCCTTGCGATATCGCTGTTGAGCACTCCGCTGGTATTCGCCGAGACCGCCGTACAGGACAAGGCCGACTGTTCCGTGGCCGAATTCACCATGGGGTTGCGCTTTCAGCAACAGTCTGCGGAAGTGCAGGCGCTGCAGCTGCAGGCCTACAACATCGCCACGGAGAAACTCGACAAGGCCGTGGCGGCGGCGAAGGATCCATCCAGGCTGGCCATCGTCACCGACCTCGACGAGACCGTGATCGACAACAGCGCGCTGCTGGCCCGCGATCTGGCCAACTGTCACCAGTACGACGCCTGGGATACCTGGCTGCCCTGGGAGCGCGACGGTACGCCGGAGCTGATTCCCGGCGCGAAGAAATTCCTCGAGCATGCCGACAAGCTCGGGGTGACCATCCGCTACGTCTCCGATCGCGCCGAGGAGCAGAAGAAGTTCACCCTGGCCACCCTGAGCAAGCTGGGCTTGCCGCAGGTGTCGGAGGAGAGCGTACTGCTGCTCGGCCCGCCCAAGGTCGAGCGTCGTGCCATCGTCAGTGCCGATCATCAGATCATCATGCTGCTCGGCGATACCCTGCATGACTTCGATACGCGTTTTCGCAAGACCCCACTCGATGCACAACGCCAGACCGTCGCCGAGGAGTCCGACAAGTGGGGCGTGGAGTGGATCGTGTTCCCCAACGCCGGTTACGGTACCTGGTCCAAGGCCCCGCTCAAAGGCTGGGATGCCGAGCCGGTAGTCGAGCCCTGGTAA
- the tsaB gene encoding tRNA (adenosine(37)-N6)-threonylcarbamoyltransferase complex dimerization subunit type 1 TsaB — translation MTTLLALDTATEACSVALLHDGRVLSHYEVAPRLHAQRLLPMIQQLLGDAGIAASALDAIAFGRGPGAFTGVRIAIGVVQGLAFALDRPVLPVSNLAVLAQRSLREHGMHQVAAAIDARMDEVYWGCYQAEAGEMRLLGQEAVLPPEQAEAPRGHSGEWFGAGTGWGTFAARIALKPSGMDGSMLPHAEDLLSLARFAWTRGEALPADQAQPVYLRDQVATPKAPPA, via the coding sequence ATGACCACTCTCCTGGCCCTGGATACCGCCACCGAAGCCTGCTCCGTCGCGCTACTGCATGACGGTCGCGTGCTCAGCCATTACGAAGTCGCCCCGCGCCTGCACGCTCAGCGCCTGTTGCCGATGATCCAGCAACTGCTGGGCGACGCCGGTATCGCGGCTTCGGCGCTGGATGCCATTGCCTTCGGCCGTGGTCCCGGGGCATTCACCGGCGTGCGCATTGCCATCGGCGTGGTGCAGGGTCTGGCCTTTGCGCTGGATCGCCCGGTACTGCCGGTCTCCAACCTGGCCGTGCTGGCTCAGCGTTCGCTGCGTGAGCATGGCATGCATCAGGTCGCCGCAGCGATCGATGCGCGCATGGATGAAGTCTACTGGGGCTGCTATCAGGCCGAGGCCGGGGAAATGCGTCTGCTCGGCCAGGAAGCGGTGCTGCCGCCCGAGCAGGCCGAAGCACCGCGTGGTCACAGCGGTGAATGGTTCGGCGCGGGTACGGGCTGGGGCACCTTTGCCGCACGTATCGCTCTCAAACCCTCCGGGATGGATGGCAGCATGCTGCCGCATGCCGAGGACCTGTTGAGCCTGGCCCGTTTTGCCTGGACGCGCGGCGAGGCCCTGCCGGCTGACCAGGCGCAGCCGGTATACCTGCGTGACCAGGTGGCCACGCCGAAAGCGCCGCCGGCATGA
- a CDS encoding DUF72 domain-containing protein, translating to MSVALPYFLGCPSWNEPAWRATLFPQDTRPTDFLRRYTEVFNAVEGNTTFYARPSEQTVARWALAMPAHFRFCAKLPRDISHSEDLCQQLDEVVQFRQLLAPLGNRVSPYWLQLPAAFGPSRLAELATFIEQWGDWPLAIEVRHPEFFARGDAERVLNRLLHERGIERICLDSRALFSCDSQEPAVLHAQAKKPRLPTRPTAFSRHPQLRFIGHPELPANDLFMQPWLDKVAGWIEQGLAPCVFAHTSDNRLAPELARRFHQQLMQRLPGLAELPTLHTEPELEQLGLL from the coding sequence ATGAGCGTCGCGCTTCCCTATTTTCTTGGTTGTCCGTCCTGGAACGAACCAGCCTGGCGCGCCACGCTCTTTCCGCAGGACACGCGCCCCACAGATTTTCTCCGCCGCTATACCGAGGTGTTCAACGCGGTAGAGGGCAATACCACGTTCTACGCCAGGCCCAGCGAACAGACGGTGGCGCGCTGGGCGCTGGCGATGCCGGCGCACTTTCGTTTCTGCGCCAAGTTGCCGCGTGATATCAGCCACAGCGAAGACCTCTGCCAGCAGCTCGATGAGGTCGTGCAGTTTCGTCAGTTGCTGGCGCCTCTGGGTAACCGGGTTTCGCCTTACTGGCTGCAGTTGCCGGCCGCCTTCGGTCCTTCGCGCCTGGCCGAGCTGGCAACCTTCATCGAACAGTGGGGCGACTGGCCGCTGGCCATCGAGGTCCGGCACCCGGAGTTCTTCGCCAGGGGCGATGCCGAGCGCGTGCTCAATCGCCTGCTGCACGAGCGCGGTATCGAGCGCATCTGCCTGGACTCGCGCGCGCTGTTCAGTTGCGATTCGCAGGAGCCGGCCGTGCTGCACGCGCAGGCCAAGAAACCGCGTCTGCCGACACGGCCCACCGCGTTCAGCCGACATCCACAGCTGCGTTTCATCGGCCACCCAGAGCTACCGGCCAACGACCTCTTCATGCAGCCCTGGCTGGACAAGGTTGCCGGCTGGATCGAGCAGGGGCTCGCTCCCTGCGTTTTTGCGCATACCTCCGACAACCGCCTGGCACCCGAGCTGGCGCGGCGATTTCATCAGCAACTGATGCAGCGTCTGCCGGGCCTGGCCGAATTGCCGACGTTGCACACTGAGCCTGAACTGGAGCAGCTCGGCCTGCTCTGA
- a CDS encoding extensin family protein encodes MLIRIIGRLLLLTVLLGVALLVALWRGWLEVAPRFNPWAPLDVRETPNLLTSFKLWRLSENRELCGLALATSDLRFTRLPDSTPHPGCPIENAVRIHSANVGLSSSFMATCPLAVSFALFERHGLQPAAQAVFGQPVSRVEHVGSFACRSIAGSQRPSQHSYANALDMVGFRLRDGRRISVLHDWPGEGDKARFLRLVREAACDSFNVTLGPQYNAAHRDHFHVDMGLWRMCR; translated from the coding sequence ATGCTGATACGGATAATTGGCCGTTTGCTGCTTCTCACCGTGCTGCTGGGCGTAGCACTGCTGGTGGCGCTATGGCGTGGCTGGCTGGAGGTGGCGCCGCGCTTCAACCCCTGGGCGCCGCTGGACGTGCGGGAAACACCGAACCTGCTGACATCATTCAAACTCTGGCGCCTGAGTGAGAACCGGGAGCTGTGCGGTCTGGCCCTGGCGACGTCTGACCTGCGTTTCACCCGGTTGCCTGACAGCACGCCGCACCCTGGCTGCCCGATTGAGAATGCCGTGCGTATCCACAGTGCCAATGTCGGCCTGAGCAGCAGTTTCATGGCCACCTGCCCGCTGGCAGTGAGCTTCGCCCTGTTCGAGCGTCATGGGTTGCAGCCCGCTGCGCAGGCGGTGTTCGGCCAGCCGGTCAGCCGTGTCGAACACGTTGGCAGTTTCGCCTGTCGCAGCATTGCCGGCAGTCAGCGACCCAGCCAGCATTCCTATGCCAATGCGCTGGACATGGTCGGCTTTCGCCTGCGCGACGGCCGGCGCATCAGCGTGCTGCACGACTGGCCGGGGGAGGGGGACAAGGCGCGCTTCCTGCGCCTGGTGCGGGAAGCGGCCTGCGACAGCTTCAACGTTACCCTGGGGCCGCAATACAACGCTGCCCATCGTGATCATTTTCACGTGGACATGGGCCTGTGGCGGATGTGCCGCTAA